From a region of the Vicinamibacterales bacterium genome:
- a CDS encoding DinB family protein, with protein MTEPDTRNADLFAGTAVASWKQNLERLDGLFAAASDDELQKEVAPGKNRLFYLLGHLVAVHDRMLPLLRLGARLHPELDEPFLIKADRAVSDPVTPASLRAAWTEVNTALTTAMEALPGAGWLERHDAVSPEDFDKDPLRNRLAVLLSRSAHVQFHTGQIRLVAKSA; from the coding sequence ATGACCGAGCCAGACACTCGCAACGCTGATCTCTTCGCGGGAACCGCCGTCGCCTCGTGGAAACAGAATCTCGAACGCCTCGACGGACTCTTTGCGGCCGCGAGCGACGACGAGCTGCAGAAGGAAGTGGCGCCAGGGAAGAACCGCCTGTTCTATCTGCTGGGACATCTGGTCGCCGTGCACGACCGCATGCTGCCGCTGCTCCGGCTGGGCGCGCGCCTGCATCCCGAACTCGACGAGCCGTTCTTGATCAAGGCGGACCGGGCAGTGTCCGACCCCGTGACACCGGCGTCGTTGCGCGCCGCGTGGACCGAGGTGAACACCGCACTCACCACTGCGATGGAGGCGCTGCCTGGCGCAGGGTGGCTCGAGAGACACGACGCTGTATCGCCCGAGGACTTTGACAAGGATCCGCTGCGCAATCGCCTCGCCGTGCTGCTGTCACGCAGCGCGCACGTGCAGTTCCACACGGGTCAGATCCGTCTCGTCGCCAAGTCGGCGTGA
- a CDS encoding sigma-70 family RNA polymerase sigma factor, translating into MDFEALAKARAEFDALVADVRPQLLRYCARMTGSAVDGEDIVQEALAKVYFRLPQLGHVENLRAWLFRVAHNKALDYLRRYDVRFSEALDGELPAQVEDSPLAAAEMAEWGLSHFVRLTALQRSCVILKDVLSYRLEEISEILDASVPSIKGALHRGRASLRRQASADSPPAPALPQEQAALLERYVAFFNARDFDALRAMLAEDVRLELVGMTEKSGAADVGGYFTNYERAAGMRLATGVVDGRPALLAREQPDARPVYCLFLRFRGERIQFIRDYRYARYVFDEAQWR; encoded by the coding sequence ATGGATTTCGAAGCGCTGGCCAAGGCGCGAGCTGAATTCGACGCACTGGTTGCTGACGTGCGGCCGCAGCTCCTGCGGTACTGCGCACGCATGACTGGGTCGGCCGTGGACGGCGAGGACATCGTCCAGGAAGCGCTGGCCAAGGTCTATTTCCGTCTGCCGCAGCTCGGGCACGTGGAAAACCTGCGCGCCTGGCTGTTCCGGGTGGCGCACAACAAGGCGCTCGATTACTTGCGGCGCTACGACGTCCGCTTCTCCGAAGCGCTGGACGGTGAACTGCCGGCGCAGGTGGAAGATTCGCCCCTCGCCGCCGCCGAGATGGCGGAGTGGGGGCTGTCTCACTTCGTTCGGCTGACCGCGCTGCAGCGCAGCTGCGTGATTCTGAAAGACGTGCTGTCGTACCGCCTCGAGGAGATTTCGGAGATCCTCGATGCCAGCGTCCCTTCGATCAAGGGCGCGCTGCATCGAGGCCGTGCGAGCCTGCGCCGCCAGGCGTCGGCGGACTCGCCACCAGCGCCGGCGTTGCCGCAGGAGCAGGCCGCTCTTCTCGAGCGCTACGTCGCGTTCTTCAACGCACGCGACTTCGACGCCCTGCGCGCGATGCTCGCAGAGGACGTCCGTCTCGAGCTCGTCGGGATGACGGAGAAGAGCGGCGCCGCCGACGTCGGCGGCTACTTCACGAATTACGAGCGGGCCGCCGGCATGCGGCTGGCCACCGGTGTGGTGGACGGTCGCCCGGCGCTCCTCGCGCGCGAACAACCAGACGCGCGCCCCGTCTATTGTCTGTTCCTCCGCTTCCGCGGCGAACGGATTCAGTTCATTCGAGACTATCGCTATGCGCGCTACGTCTTCGACGAGGCGCAGTGGAGATGA
- a CDS encoding DinB family protein — MEPLARPIISLYGLSNGILATGIGDLSNEDARRRSRGGAGPSIAWTIGHLCHYKIKVLQLLGQSRDNAFASTFEHAAATDGAGYPPLADLAGTFATLNGELCTALASSDRLEAPMPGAGLHDEKRIVDTVLFLAWHEAYHIGGIGAIRREQGRKAIAELVRGEK; from the coding sequence ATGGAGCCACTCGCTCGCCCAATCATCTCTCTTTACGGACTCTCGAACGGCATCCTGGCGACCGGCATCGGCGATTTGTCGAACGAGGACGCCAGGCGCCGGTCGCGCGGCGGCGCCGGGCCATCGATTGCCTGGACCATCGGGCACCTGTGCCACTACAAGATCAAGGTGCTGCAGCTACTGGGCCAGTCGCGGGACAATGCCTTTGCCTCGACCTTCGAGCATGCCGCGGCAACCGACGGCGCGGGCTATCCGCCGCTGGCCGACCTGGCCGGGACGTTCGCGACGCTGAACGGCGAACTCTGCACCGCGCTCGCCTCGTCTGATCGTCTCGAGGCGCCGATGCCGGGAGCCGGATTGCACGATGAAAAACGGATCGTGGATACGGTCCTGTTTCTCGCCTGGCACGAGGCGTATCACATCGGCGGGATCGGCGCGATTCGGCGCGAGCAGGGTCGCAAGGCCATCGCCGAGCTGGTGCGGGGAGAGAAGTGA
- a CDS encoding FAD-binding oxidoreductase, producing the protein MAAQGLVDASGTAIEAKRLEPFLAAFRGTVIRPGDSDYDAARRIWNARIDKYPGLIARCSGLADVIEAVRLAREHGLLVAIRGGGHNVGGRALCDGGLVIDLSRMKGIHVDPKARRARVQPGVLLGELDRETHVFGLTVPMGVVSKTGVAGLTLGGGVGWLARKYGLACDQVISFEMVTADGEVLQVSADEHPDLFWALRGGGGNFGVVTSFEYRLHPVKMILGGIVVHSRDSARDLLRFYRTFTQSAPDELAAYAALLHTPDGMPVAAIAACYCGDLAEGERLIAPLRSFGTPMVDAIQPMPFPAMQTVFDAAVPDGHQNYWKSAFLRELSDEAIDVVVRHANEASSPLTGILIEQYGGAASRVGMHETAFAQRQAQYDLGILTQWTDVADSERHVKWTRDFWDAMSVYGSGRYLLNFLGEESDATIRAAFGDNYDRLVEVKTRYDPANFFRVNQNVQPGPVATA; encoded by the coding sequence ATGGCTGCGCAAGGACTCGTCGACGCGTCTGGAACGGCGATTGAGGCCAAACGGCTGGAGCCGTTTCTCGCGGCGTTCCGCGGCACGGTGATCCGTCCAGGCGACAGCGACTACGACGCCGCGCGGCGCATCTGGAACGCCAGGATCGACAAGTACCCGGGCTTGATCGCGCGCTGCTCCGGGCTGGCGGACGTCATCGAGGCCGTTCGCTTGGCCCGTGAGCACGGTCTGCTGGTGGCGATCCGAGGCGGCGGCCACAATGTGGGGGGACGCGCACTCTGCGACGGCGGTCTCGTCATCGATCTGTCGCGCATGAAGGGCATCCACGTCGATCCGAAGGCACGACGGGCCCGAGTGCAGCCCGGGGTGCTGCTCGGCGAGCTCGATCGCGAGACGCACGTCTTCGGCCTGACGGTGCCGATGGGCGTCGTCTCGAAGACCGGCGTGGCGGGCCTGACGCTGGGCGGCGGCGTCGGGTGGCTCGCCAGAAAATACGGGCTCGCCTGCGACCAGGTGATCTCGTTCGAAATGGTCACCGCCGATGGCGAGGTGCTGCAGGTCAGCGCCGACGAGCATCCGGATCTCTTCTGGGCGCTGCGCGGCGGCGGCGGCAACTTCGGCGTCGTGACCTCGTTCGAGTACCGTCTCCATCCCGTCAAGATGATCCTGGGCGGAATCGTCGTCCATTCGCGGGACAGCGCCAGGGATCTGTTGCGCTTCTATCGAACGTTCACGCAATCGGCGCCCGACGAACTGGCCGCCTACGCGGCGCTGCTGCACACGCCGGACGGCATGCCGGTGGCCGCGATCGCGGCCTGTTACTGCGGCGACCTGGCTGAAGGCGAGCGCCTGATAGCGCCGCTGCGATCGTTCGGCACGCCGATGGTGGACGCGATTCAGCCGATGCCGTTTCCAGCGATGCAGACGGTGTTCGACGCGGCGGTCCCCGACGGCCATCAGAACTACTGGAAGTCGGCGTTTCTCCGCGAGCTGAGCGACGAGGCGATCGACGTGGTCGTCCGCCACGCCAACGAGGCCTCGTCGCCGCTGACGGGAATCCTGATCGAGCAGTACGGCGGAGCGGCCAGTCGCGTCGGCATGCACGAAACCGCGTTCGCGCAGCGGCAGGCACAGTACGATCTGGGCATCCTCACCCAGTGGACCGATGTCGCCGACTCGGAGCGCCACGTGAAGTGGACCCGCGATTTCTGGGACGCGATGAGCGTGTACGGCAGCGGCAGGTATCTGCTCAATTTCCTCGGCGAGGAAAGCGACGCGACGATCAGGGCCGCGTTCGGTGACAACTACGACCGCCTGGTCGAGGTGAAGACCAGGTACGATCCGGCCAACTTCTTCCGGGTCAATCAGAACGTGCAGCCCGGACCGGTGGCGACGGCCTGA
- a CDS encoding Nif3-like dinuclear metal center hexameric protein, producing MLTAGEIVNRIKAVMAVEGVAWSDASTRDRFKFGGPDTVVTGVATTFMGTFEAITRASERGLNMIVTHEDTYWNDPDNTLVAEADPLVYRRKIEFMTQHEIVIFRIHDHMHRQRPDFTFSGTAREVGLDPATETAPNSHRFVIAETTLGELAARVKKIRGDAAIRVVGDPNAKVSRIAVGAGMATPAVNTFDVDVVIGGEQREIEGTFDSPEYVMDAAALGVPKGWIVLGHNMSEESGMQEMADWLRPIVPELHVQHVRAGIVYWAP from the coding sequence GTGCTGACCGCCGGCGAGATCGTCAACCGGATCAAGGCGGTGATGGCGGTGGAAGGGGTCGCCTGGAGCGACGCCTCGACGCGCGACCGCTTCAAGTTTGGCGGCCCTGACACCGTGGTCACCGGTGTCGCCACCACGTTCATGGGCACGTTCGAGGCGATCACCAGGGCCAGCGAGCGCGGTCTCAACATGATCGTCACGCACGAGGACACATACTGGAACGATCCCGACAACACGCTGGTCGCCGAAGCCGATCCGCTCGTCTACAGGCGGAAGATCGAGTTCATGACGCAGCACGAGATCGTGATCTTCCGGATCCACGACCACATGCACAGGCAGCGGCCCGACTTCACCTTTTCGGGCACCGCGCGCGAGGTCGGTCTCGACCCGGCGACCGAAACCGCGCCGAACTCGCACCGCTTCGTGATTGCCGAGACGACGCTTGGCGAGCTGGCGGCGCGCGTGAAGAAGATCCGCGGCGACGCGGCGATCAGGGTTGTCGGCGATCCCAACGCCAAGGTGAGCCGGATTGCGGTGGGCGCCGGCATGGCGACGCCGGCCGTGAACACGTTCGACGTCGACGTCGTGATCGGCGGCGAGCAGCGCGAAATCGAAGGGACGTTCGACAGTCCCGAGTATGTGATGGACGCGGCGGCGCTCGGAGTGCCGAAGGGCTGGATCGTCCTCGGCCACAACATGTCCGAGGAATCGGGGATGCAGGAAATGGCCGACTGGCTGCGGCCGATCGTCCCCGAACTGCACGTCCAGCACGTGCGGGCCGGCATCGTCTACTGGGCGCCGTAG
- a CDS encoding NAD-dependent malic enzyme codes for MPSARKRGADILRDKTLNRSITFTRKERERLGLTGLLPYCVSTERGMVDRVMENLDRLPRDIDRYMLLSSLQERNERLFYQTVIAHVDRILPIIYTPTVGDACREFSHIAREPKGFFITPAERGSIRRILGNWPQRDIRVIVVTDGHRILGLGDLGANGMGIPIGKLALYSACAGIDPRLCLPVTIDAGTDNAALRDDALYLGYPRPRLRGKAYFDLIDEFVQAVQARYPRALIQFEDFLTPNAYALLHRYRDQVLCFNDDIQGTAAVALAGVYASTRLTGRRFRDLRIMFLGAGSAATGIADLVAAALVEEGLGRDEARQRLAFVDVNGLVVKRRRDLLEHNLPYALDREPLAFLDAIEAIRPDILIGATGAPGTFTRAVIKRMSAISERPVIFALSNPTSKAECTAEQAYAWSGGRAIFASGSPFAPVTLAGRTWRPAQGNNAYVFPGIGLGAVACDARRLPDDIFLTAARTLAGLVRQRDLDQGALYPPLAEIRQISLAIAEAVATKVYAMKLARRPLPKSVRRSIQALVYEPSR; via the coding sequence ATGCCTTCCGCGCGCAAACGCGGTGCCGATATCCTCCGCGACAAGACACTCAATCGCTCCATCACGTTCACCCGCAAGGAGCGCGAGCGGCTCGGGCTCACCGGGCTGCTGCCGTACTGTGTCTCGACCGAACGCGGGATGGTCGATCGCGTCATGGAAAACCTGGATCGGCTGCCGCGCGACATTGACCGTTACATGCTGCTGTCGTCGCTGCAGGAGCGCAATGAACGCCTCTTCTATCAGACGGTAATCGCGCACGTCGATCGGATCCTGCCGATCATCTACACACCGACGGTCGGCGACGCGTGCCGCGAGTTCTCGCACATCGCGCGCGAGCCGAAGGGCTTCTTCATCACGCCGGCCGAACGCGGATCGATCCGCCGCATCCTCGGCAACTGGCCGCAGCGCGACATCCGCGTCATCGTCGTCACCGACGGACACCGGATCCTCGGCCTCGGCGATCTCGGGGCCAACGGCATGGGGATTCCGATCGGCAAGCTCGCCCTCTACAGCGCCTGCGCCGGCATCGATCCCCGCTTGTGTCTGCCGGTCACGATCGACGCCGGCACCGACAACGCGGCGCTGCGGGACGACGCCCTCTATCTCGGGTATCCGCGGCCGCGCCTGCGGGGGAAGGCGTACTTCGATTTGATCGACGAGTTCGTGCAGGCCGTCCAGGCGCGCTACCCGCGGGCGCTGATCCAGTTCGAGGACTTCCTCACGCCCAACGCCTACGCCCTCCTGCACCGTTATCGCGATCAGGTCCTCTGCTTCAACGACGACATCCAGGGCACGGCGGCGGTGGCGCTTGCCGGCGTGTATGCCTCGACCCGCCTGACCGGCCGCAGGTTCAGGGACCTGCGGATCATGTTCCTGGGCGCGGGATCGGCCGCGACCGGGATCGCCGACCTCGTCGCCGCGGCGCTCGTCGAGGAGGGGCTCGGCCGCGACGAGGCGCGGCAGCGGCTGGCGTTCGTCGACGTCAACGGGCTGGTCGTGAAGCGCCGCCGCGATCTCCTCGAGCACAACCTGCCGTATGCGCTCGACCGGGAGCCACTCGCCTTCCTCGACGCGATCGAGGCGATCCGGCCCGACATCCTGATTGGCGCGACCGGCGCGCCGGGGACATTCACGCGGGCGGTGATCAAGCGGATGAGCGCAATCAGCGAGCGCCCGGTGATCTTCGCGCTGTCGAACCCGACGTCGAAGGCCGAGTGCACGGCCGAGCAAGCCTATGCCTGGAGCGGCGGCCGCGCCATCTTCGCGAGCGGCAGTCCCTTTGCGCCCGTCACTCTCGCCGGGCGCACCTGGCGGCCGGCGCAGGGCAACAACGCTTACGTGTTCCCGGGCATTGGTCTGGGCGCCGTCGCCTGCGACGCGCGCCGGCTGCCTGACGACATCTTCCTGACGGCCGCGCGGACGCTGGCCGGCCTGGTGCGGCAGCGGGATCTCGACCAGGGCGCGTTGTATCCGCCGCTTGCCGAGATCCGTCAGATCTCGCTGGCGATTGCCGAGGCGGTCGCCACCAAGGTGTACGCGATGAAACTGGCACGCCGGCCGCTCCCGAAGAGCGTGCGCCGCTCGATCCAGGCGCTCGTCTACGAGCCGTCGCGGTGA
- a CDS encoding potassium channel family protein, whose translation MIGRLLAGFGLMALCVTIHAVGVSAALNRVQRVAPQAKTLWRETLLLVFVAVSVVLLHLAEIGAWAALYVWSGALADLSSALYFSAVTYTTTGYGDIVLPPLWHFDVGIEALTGILMCGWSTGFFFAVVVQLRDANARR comes from the coding sequence GTGATCGGACGTCTCCTGGCCGGCTTCGGCCTGATGGCGCTCTGCGTGACGATTCACGCGGTCGGCGTCAGCGCCGCGCTCAACCGGGTGCAGCGCGTCGCGCCGCAGGCGAAGACGTTGTGGCGCGAGACACTGCTGCTCGTGTTCGTCGCGGTGTCGGTGGTCCTGCTGCACCTCGCCGAGATCGGCGCCTGGGCCGCACTCTACGTCTGGAGCGGCGCGCTCGCCGATCTGTCGTCGGCACTCTACTTCAGCGCGGTCACCTACACGACGACCGGCTACGGCGACATCGTGCTGCCGCCGCTCTGGCACTTCGACGTCGGCATCGAGGCGCTGACGGGAATCCTGATGTGCGGGTGGTCGACGGGCTTTTTCTTCGCCGTGGTCGTCCAGCTCCGCGATGCCAATGCGAGGCGCTGA
- a CDS encoding transporter substrate-binding domain-containing protein, giving the protein MRRWLAAAQVLALATVPIVLSAQPRMLKLVSTAWPPFTNGEGQPRFALDLVENALGRLHLSSMTTIVSPSDYEAKLLSGDFDGSAAAWRDPIREHVLLFSRPYLENRLVLVGRHGADVSATTLSALKGRRIGIVEGYSYGAVIEGSGPVWVRTSHEEDSLSELLQGHVDYALIDELVVTYLIANHPQEAAARLQIGAAPVLTRELYFAVSRTRHDAESIVNGFNTQIRNMIKDRTYHKLLHVAWISADINGDGVPELIPASDHPGPAAPTHSYSLFSLPAGTTLDGTKESVFVGGKVYDSWSAVPDSYKKWDPTQPDPRQVSPIFKFVW; this is encoded by the coding sequence ATGCGTAGATGGCTTGCCGCCGCGCAGGTGTTGGCCCTGGCGACCGTGCCGATCGTGCTGTCGGCGCAGCCGCGCATGCTGAAACTGGTCTCGACCGCATGGCCGCCGTTCACCAACGGCGAGGGGCAGCCGCGGTTTGCGCTCGACCTGGTCGAGAACGCGCTCGGCCGCCTGCACCTCTCGTCGATGACCACGATCGTCAGCCCGTCGGACTACGAGGCGAAGCTCCTGTCGGGCGACTTCGACGGCAGCGCCGCGGCGTGGCGCGATCCGATCCGCGAGCACGTGCTGCTCTTCTCGCGGCCGTATCTCGAGAACCGGCTGGTGCTGGTCGGCCGGCACGGCGCCGACGTGTCCGCCACCACGCTCTCGGCGCTCAAGGGGCGTCGGATCGGAATCGTCGAGGGCTACTCGTACGGCGCGGTGATCGAAGGCAGTGGTCCGGTGTGGGTCCGGACCAGCCACGAGGAAGACAGCCTGTCGGAGCTGCTCCAGGGCCACGTCGACTACGCGCTCATCGACGAGCTCGTCGTGACCTATCTGATCGCCAACCATCCGCAGGAAGCGGCGGCGCGCCTGCAGATCGGCGCCGCGCCAGTGCTGACCCGCGAGCTGTACTTCGCGGTCTCGCGCACGCGCCATGACGCCGAGTCGATCGTCAACGGCTTCAACACCCAGATCCGCAACATGATCAAGGATCGGACCTACCACAAGCTGCTGCACGTCGCCTGGATCAGCGCCGACATCAACGGCGACGGCGTGCCGGAGCTGATACCGGCCAGCGATCACCCGGGACCGGCGGCGCCGACGCATTCGTACTCCCTCTTCTCGCTGCCGGCCGGCACGACGCTGGACGGCACGAAGGAAAGCGTCTTCGTCGGCGGCAAAGTCTACGACAGCTGGTCGGCGGTGCCGGACAGCTACAAGAAATGGGACCCGACACAGCCGGATCCGCGGCAGGTGTCGCCGATCTTCAAGTTCGTCTGGTAG
- a CDS encoding M48 family metallopeptidase: MSVHPRACVAGAVIAAAVAVSVALGAQTVIKLPKNKFTPQQDVELGRQAAAEVRKQYPIIRDENIDSYLTRLGNRLVESAPSEFKQPVYEYSFTPVNLKEINAFALPGGPMFVHRGMFDAAASEGEVAGVMAHELSHVLLRHGTANMTKAQNPWLQLGQIAGAVGGAVVGGAAGSAITQGSQFGLGTVVMRYSRDFEKQADILGVQIMARAGYDPRALAHMFETIESQAKSSGGNGPQWLSDHPNPGNRSQYIDEEASHLSLGAPPDSTQFPTIKTAFAGLPKAMTTAELARAKNTGGGETGEMARSVGRPGDPVPRPTSQFHDISGGKVFQASVPSDWTSLASRTSMKVVPPNGYGDLKGQTVFTYGVEFGVAQSNSRDLHAATDTFLDAIARGNPGLQTGGDRQALRISQRSALLTPLVNPSALGGRERVDIYTTFLSDGSLFYYLTVVPEADAPAFADVFRRIAESIRLTDAR; this comes from the coding sequence ATGTCCGTCCACCCGCGCGCCTGCGTCGCCGGCGCGGTCATCGCGGCGGCCGTCGCCGTCTCCGTCGCGCTGGGCGCGCAGACCGTCATCAAGCTGCCCAAGAACAAGTTCACTCCGCAACAGGACGTCGAGCTTGGCCGCCAGGCGGCGGCCGAGGTCCGCAAGCAGTATCCCATCATCCGCGACGAGAACATCGATTCGTATTTGACGCGGCTTGGCAACCGGCTGGTCGAATCGGCGCCGTCGGAATTCAAGCAACCGGTCTACGAGTATTCCTTCACCCCGGTGAACCTGAAGGAAATCAACGCCTTCGCGCTCCCCGGTGGCCCGATGTTCGTGCATCGCGGAATGTTCGACGCCGCCGCGTCGGAGGGGGAAGTCGCCGGCGTCATGGCGCACGAGCTGTCGCACGTCCTGCTGCGCCACGGCACCGCCAATATGACGAAGGCGCAGAATCCGTGGCTGCAGCTCGGCCAGATTGCCGGGGCCGTCGGCGGCGCCGTGGTCGGCGGCGCGGCGGGGTCCGCGATCACGCAGGGCAGCCAGTTCGGCCTGGGCACGGTCGTGATGCGCTACAGCCGCGACTTCGAGAAGCAGGCCGACATCCTCGGCGTCCAGATCATGGCCCGCGCCGGCTACGATCCCCGCGCCCTCGCGCACATGTTCGAGACGATCGAGTCGCAGGCCAAGTCGAGCGGCGGCAACGGCCCACAGTGGCTGAGTGACCATCCGAATCCCGGCAACCGATCCCAGTACATCGACGAAGAGGCCTCGCACCTCAGCCTCGGCGCGCCACCCGATTCGACGCAGTTTCCGACGATCAAGACGGCGTTCGCGGGACTGCCGAAGGCCATGACGACGGCGGAACTGGCGCGCGCCAAGAACACCGGCGGCGGCGAAACCGGCGAGATGGCCCGCTCGGTCGGCCGACCCGGCGATCCGGTGCCGCGTCCGACGTCGCAGTTCCACGACATCAGCGGCGGCAAGGTGTTCCAGGCGTCCGTTCCGTCCGACTGGACGAGCCTGGCCTCGCGCACGTCGATGAAGGTCGTGCCGCCGAACGGCTATGGGGATCTCAAGGGCCAGACGGTATTCACCTACGGCGTCGAGTTCGGCGTCGCCCAGTCGAACTCGCGCGATCTGCACGCCGCCACCGACACGTTTCTGGACGCCATCGCGCGCGGCAATCCCGGCCTGCAGACGGGCGGTGATCGGCAGGCGCTCCGCATCTCGCAGCGCAGCGCTCTTCTCACGCCGCTCGTCAACCCGTCGGCGCTCGGCGGGCGCGAGCGCGTCGACATCTACACGACGTTCCTGTCGGACGGCAGCCTGTTCTACTACCTGACCGTCGTGCCGGAGGCGGACGCGCCGGCGTTCGCGGACGTCTTCCGGCGCATCGCTGAGTCGATTCGGTTGACGGACGCGCGGTAA